Proteins co-encoded in one Lysobacter solisilvae genomic window:
- the ilvC gene encoding ketol-acid reductoisomerase — translation MSTTPTSLRITLLGYGSEGRAHALNLRDSGFDVTVGLRPGGPTELKARADGFAVKAPADAVKGADLVAVLTPDMVQAQLYRDVIEPNIRAGAVLLFAHGFNVHFGQITPRDDLDVVLVAPKGPGALVRREYEIGRGVPSVYAVHQDRSGRAEQHALTYCGGIGGARQNAIRTTFKEETETDLFGEQAVLCGGATRLVQLGWETLVEAGYQPEVAYYECLHELKLIVDLFYEGGVTRMHEFISETAQYGALTRGPVVVDDHAKAQMKQVLAQIQDGTFARQWIAEYQAGNAQYKALKQGDLDHPIEAVGRKLRAGMKWLDGATAAKAPAAPTPEQAVA, via the coding sequence ATGAGCACTACTCCCACTTCGCTGCGCATCACCCTGCTCGGCTACGGCAGCGAGGGCCGCGCCCATGCGCTCAACCTGCGCGACTCCGGCTTCGACGTGACCGTCGGCCTGCGCCCGGGCGGCCCCACCGAACTGAAGGCCCGCGCCGACGGCTTCGCGGTGAAGGCGCCTGCCGACGCGGTCAAGGGCGCCGACCTGGTCGCGGTGCTGACGCCCGACATGGTGCAGGCGCAGCTGTACCGCGACGTCATCGAACCCAACATCCGCGCCGGCGCGGTGCTGCTGTTCGCGCACGGCTTCAACGTGCACTTCGGCCAGATCACGCCGCGCGACGACCTCGACGTGGTGCTGGTCGCGCCCAAGGGCCCGGGCGCGCTGGTGCGCCGCGAGTACGAGATCGGCCGCGGCGTGCCTTCGGTGTACGCGGTGCACCAGGACCGCAGCGGGCGGGCCGAGCAGCATGCATTGACCTACTGCGGCGGCATCGGCGGCGCGCGCCAGAATGCGATCCGCACCACCTTCAAGGAGGAAACCGAGACCGACCTGTTCGGCGAGCAGGCCGTGCTGTGCGGCGGCGCGACCAGGCTGGTGCAACTGGGCTGGGAAACGCTGGTCGAGGCCGGCTACCAGCCTGAAGTCGCCTATTACGAATGCCTGCACGAACTGAAGCTGATCGTCGACCTGTTCTACGAAGGCGGCGTCACCCGCATGCACGAATTCATCAGCGAGACTGCCCAGTACGGCGCGCTCACGCGCGGCCCGGTGGTGGTCGACGACCATGCCAAGGCGCAGATGAAGCAGGTGCTGGCGCAGATCCAGGACGGCACCTTCGCCCGCCAGTGGATCGCCGAGTACCAGGCCGGCAACGCGCAGTACAAGGCGCTCAAGCAGGGCGACCTGGACCACCCGATCGAAGCGGTGGGCCGCAAGCTGCGCGCCGGCATGAAATGGCTCGACGGCGCCACCGCCGCCAAGGCCCCCGCCGCGCCCACGCCCGAGCAGGCCGTCGCATGA
- the ilvD gene encoding dihydroxy-acid dehydratase — MLRATGLDDAAIARPLVAVVHTWSDVSPCNLTLRDLAQHVRAGVIEGGGTPIEFNTIAVTDGIAMGSPGMRASLASRETIADSIELAVDGHCLDAVVMLVGCDKTIPAAAMAAARLDLPTVILYGGTIQPGQCHVRDEHGQMRERMLTVQDVFEAVGAHGAGRIDDAQLADIEAHACPGAGACGGQFTANTMAMVLTFLGLSPLQFNDIPATHPAKAGAARDCGLLVMEALRRGGPTPRDILSLEALRNAARAVSATAGSTNAALHLLAIAHEAGVAFDLEEFEAAARTPVIADLKPGGRYTAAEMFLAGGSALVAHELRRAGLLHDIATVTGTHLFAGLDALPAVPPQDVVRSIDDPIKPRGGYSILYGNLAPEGCILKLAGHGREHFEGPARVFDSEEDAFLAVQARQVRAGDVVVIRFEGPAGGPGMREMLAVTAALVGQGLGNDVALITDGRFSGATHGFMVGHIAPEAARGGPLARLREGDRVCIDVATRRLEVDADLDARVAARREARVRTGVLAKYARDVGSASRGAVTAPGPLDVASPAAPRPIAAALIA; from the coding sequence ATGCTGCGCGCCACCGGACTCGACGACGCGGCCATCGCCCGCCCGCTGGTGGCGGTGGTGCACACCTGGTCGGACGTGTCGCCGTGCAACCTGACCCTGCGCGACCTGGCGCAGCACGTGCGAGCCGGCGTGATCGAGGGCGGCGGCACGCCGATCGAGTTCAACACCATCGCGGTCACCGACGGCATCGCCATGGGCTCGCCGGGCATGCGCGCGTCGCTGGCCTCGCGCGAGACGATCGCCGATTCCATCGAACTGGCGGTCGACGGCCACTGCCTGGACGCGGTGGTGATGCTGGTCGGCTGCGACAAGACCATCCCCGCCGCCGCGATGGCGGCCGCGCGCCTGGACCTGCCGACCGTGATCCTCTACGGCGGCACCATCCAGCCCGGCCAATGCCACGTGCGCGACGAGCACGGCCAGATGCGCGAACGCATGCTGACCGTGCAGGACGTGTTCGAGGCGGTGGGCGCCCACGGCGCCGGCCGCATCGACGACGCGCAACTGGCTGACATCGAGGCGCACGCCTGTCCTGGCGCCGGTGCGTGCGGCGGCCAGTTCACCGCCAACACGATGGCGATGGTGCTGACCTTCCTCGGGCTGTCGCCGCTGCAGTTCAACGACATCCCCGCCACCCATCCCGCCAAGGCCGGCGCGGCGCGCGACTGCGGCCTGCTGGTGATGGAGGCCTTGCGCCGCGGTGGCCCGACGCCGCGCGACATCCTCAGCCTCGAGGCCCTGCGCAATGCCGCGCGTGCCGTCTCGGCCACCGCCGGTTCGACGAACGCCGCGCTGCACCTGCTGGCGATCGCGCACGAAGCCGGTGTCGCCTTCGACCTGGAGGAATTCGAGGCAGCCGCGCGCACGCCGGTCATCGCCGACCTCAAGCCCGGCGGCCGCTACACCGCGGCCGAGATGTTCCTGGCCGGCGGCAGCGCGCTGGTGGCCCACGAGCTGCGCCGCGCCGGCCTGCTGCATGACATCGCCACCGTCACCGGCACGCACCTGTTCGCCGGGCTCGACGCGCTGCCAGCGGTGCCGCCGCAGGACGTGGTGCGCAGCATCGACGATCCGATCAAGCCGCGCGGTGGCTATTCGATCCTGTACGGCAACCTCGCGCCGGAGGGCTGCATCCTCAAGCTCGCCGGCCACGGCCGCGAGCATTTCGAAGGCCCGGCGCGCGTGTTCGATTCGGAGGAGGACGCCTTCCTCGCCGTGCAGGCGCGGCAGGTCCGCGCCGGCGACGTGGTCGTGATCCGCTTCGAAGGCCCCGCCGGCGGGCCGGGCATGCGCGAGATGCTCGCCGTCACCGCCGCCCTGGTCGGCCAGGGCCTGGGCAACGACGTCGCGCTGATCACCGACGGACGTTTCAGCGGCGCCACCCACGGTTTCATGGTCGGGCACATCGCACCCGAAGCGGCGCGCGGCGGCCCGCTGGCGCGCCTGCGCGAAGGCGACCGCGTGTGCATCGATGTCGCCACGCGCCGACTGGAGGTGGACGCCGACCTCGACGCGCGCGTGGCCGCACGGCGCGAAGCCCGCGTGCGCACCGGGGTGCTCGCCAAGTACGCGCGCGATGTGGGCTCGGCCTCGCGCGGCGCGGTCACCGCACCCGGGCCGCTCGACGTCGCCTCGCCCGCCGCACCCCGCCCCATCGCGGCCGCCCTGATCGCCTGA
- the thrC gene encoding threonine synthase, translated as MDFISTRGGDAVGIDVALVAGLAPDGGLYIPRTIPAATLTHPGPTLADTAQQLLAPYFAGSRLRQELPRICRSAFDFPAPLRELAGEGDHLLELFHGPTAAFKDYAARFLAQCLAGLREDDGQPPTTILVATSGDTGAAVGAAFHNRPGFRVAILYPDGRVSPRQAHGLACFGGNVRCFRVEGSFDDCQAIVKQVLGDAALRARLPLGSANSISLGRLLPQMAYYAHTALAYRQQHGQALNFIVPTGNLGNALACWLARRMGLPIGEIVLGCNANDVLPRFFAGGDYAPSAGVATLANAMDVGAPSNFERLRALHADDGQVRASMRAIGVDDATIGGTIASAPTRHGVVPCPHTAVGLHVLETLRAQGDRRPWAVVATAHAAKFDTVVEPRVGHTVVPPPGLARWLSRPAHAEAMPADASWLREQLMNWDETRGDMPSRHETGAFRCV; from the coding sequence ATGGACTTCATCAGCACCCGGGGCGGCGACGCCGTCGGCATCGATGTCGCGCTGGTCGCGGGCCTGGCGCCGGACGGCGGCCTCTACATTCCCCGCACGATTCCCGCAGCCACGCTCACCCATCCCGGCCCGACGCTGGCCGACACCGCGCAGCAGCTGCTTGCGCCCTACTTCGCCGGTTCCCGCCTGCGGCAGGAACTGCCACGCATCTGCCGTAGTGCCTTCGACTTCCCGGCGCCGTTGCGCGAGCTGGCCGGCGAGGGCGACCACCTGCTCGAGCTGTTCCACGGCCCCACGGCGGCCTTCAAGGACTATGCCGCGCGCTTCCTCGCCCAATGCCTGGCCGGCCTGCGCGAGGACGACGGACAGCCGCCCACCACGATCCTGGTAGCCACCTCCGGCGATACCGGCGCGGCGGTGGGCGCGGCCTTCCACAACCGGCCGGGTTTCCGCGTGGCGATCCTGTACCCCGATGGCCGTGTCTCACCGCGGCAGGCGCACGGGCTGGCCTGCTTCGGCGGCAATGTCCGCTGCTTCCGCGTCGAGGGCAGCTTCGACGACTGCCAGGCGATCGTGAAACAGGTGCTGGGCGACGCCGCACTGCGCGCCCGCCTGCCGCTGGGATCGGCCAACAGCATCAGCCTGGGCAGGCTGCTGCCGCAGATGGCGTACTACGCGCACACCGCGCTGGCCTACCGCCAACAGCACGGCCAGGCGCTCAACTTCATCGTGCCCACCGGCAACCTGGGCAATGCGCTGGCGTGCTGGCTGGCGCGGCGGATGGGGCTGCCGATCGGCGAGATCGTGCTCGGCTGCAACGCCAACGACGTGCTGCCGCGTTTCTTCGCCGGTGGCGACTACGCGCCGTCGGCGGGCGTGGCCACGCTGGCCAACGCGATGGACGTCGGCGCGCCCAGCAACTTCGAGCGGCTGCGCGCACTGCACGCGGACGACGGCCAGGTGCGGGCGTCGATGCGCGCCATCGGCGTCGACGACGCCACCATCGGCGGCACCATCGCTTCGGCACCCACCCGCCATGGCGTGGTGCCGTGTCCGCACACCGCGGTGGGGCTGCATGTGCTGGAGACGCTGCGCGCGCAGGGCGACAGGCGACCATGGGCCGTGGTTGCCACCGCGCACGCCGCGAAGTTCGACACCGTGGTCGAACCACGGGTGGGCCACACGGTGGTGCCGCCGCCCGGGCTCGCCCGCTGGCTGTCGCGTCCGGCTCATGCCGAGGCCATGCCCGCCGATGCGAGTTGGTTACGCGAGCAACTGATGAACTGGGACGAGACCCGCGGTGACATGCCTTCACGGCATGAAACCGGGGCGTTTCGCTGCGTGTGA
- a CDS encoding homoserine kinase, translating into MIAARATAFAPASVGNIGVGFDLLGHTLAGLGDHAVVTRVDAPVVRIEAIEGDVDGVALLPLDAAANTAGRALMELRERHGITHGFSLRLRKGIPLGSGLGGSAASCVAALVAANALLDQPLTRAQLYPLALVGEAVASGSLHGDNVAPMLFGGVVLATATQAIPLSAPDLYCAAVHPHFVLETRRARAALGEPYALSQFVRQSEHLALFLTGLARGDRTLIAQGLRDVLVEPRRAPLIPGFAQVQAAALDHGALGASISGAGPTVFGWFDTQAQAHEAALAMQAAFAQVDLPSDMHVSPVNGPRAELVEG; encoded by the coding sequence ATGATCGCCGCACGGGCCACCGCCTTTGCACCCGCCAGCGTCGGCAACATCGGCGTGGGCTTCGACCTGCTCGGGCACACGCTCGCGGGACTGGGCGACCACGCCGTGGTGACGCGCGTGGATGCGCCCGTCGTGCGCATCGAGGCCATCGAAGGCGACGTCGATGGCGTCGCGCTGCTGCCGCTGGACGCCGCGGCCAACACCGCCGGGCGCGCCCTGATGGAACTGCGCGAACGCCACGGCATCACGCACGGCTTCTCGCTGCGCCTGCGCAAGGGCATTCCGCTGGGATCGGGCCTGGGCGGATCGGCGGCCTCCTGCGTGGCCGCGCTGGTGGCCGCGAACGCATTGCTGGACCAGCCGCTGACGCGCGCCCAGCTGTATCCGCTGGCGCTGGTCGGCGAAGCCGTGGCCAGCGGCAGCCTGCATGGCGACAACGTCGCCCCGATGCTGTTCGGCGGCGTGGTGCTGGCGACCGCCACCCAGGCCATTCCGCTCTCGGCGCCCGACCTGTACTGCGCGGCGGTGCATCCGCACTTCGTGCTGGAGACGCGGCGCGCGCGCGCCGCGCTGGGCGAGCCGTACGCGCTGTCCCAGTTCGTCCGCCAGAGCGAGCACCTCGCGCTGTTCCTCACCGGCCTGGCGCGCGGCGACCGCACGCTGATCGCGCAGGGCCTGCGCGACGTGCTGGTCGAGCCGCGCCGCGCGCCGCTGATCCCGGGCTTCGCGCAGGTACAGGCGGCGGCGCTGGACCATGGCGCCCTCGGGGCGAGCATTTCCGGCGCCGGTCCGACCGTGTTCGGCTGGTTCGACACGCAAGCGCAGGCGCACGAAGCCGCGCTGGCGATGCAGGCGGCGTTCGCGCAGGTGGACCTTCCCAGCGACATGCACGTCTCGCCGGTGAACGGGCCGCGCGCCGAGCTGGTGGAGGGCTGA